A DNA window from Candidatus Neomarinimicrobiota bacterium contains the following coding sequences:
- a CDS encoding outer membrane lipoprotein-sorting protein, giving the protein MRNLLPFLFLGAMPAMLMAQPDAYEILRRIDKQMVTESAEATATMVITNRRGRETRITSKSWSKGESTSLVEYLSPAREKGVKMLRLEDVLWMYTPQADRVIQISGHMLRQSVSGSDLSYEDMVDNGKLLDIYDAAVVGEEVFMDRPCYVLRLRSKAGVEDVAYAQRKVWVDKERYLPLKEERYAKNGTTLLKNFEIRSVMKIDDRWYPKEMFFKDVMAKGQGTRYIIEDIKFGVDIPEYMFTKASLRE; this is encoded by the coding sequence ATGAGAAATTTATTACCCTTCCTCTTCCTCGGTGCCATGCCGGCCATGCTCATGGCCCAGCCTGACGCCTATGAGATATTACGTCGCATTGACAAGCAGATGGTTACCGAATCTGCCGAAGCGACAGCTACCATGGTTATCACAAATCGCCGTGGAAGAGAAACCAGGATCACTTCAAAAAGCTGGTCCAAAGGTGAATCCACGTCTCTGGTGGAGTATCTCTCTCCAGCCAGGGAAAAAGGCGTCAAGATGCTGCGTCTGGAAGATGTGCTCTGGATGTATACACCACAGGCTGATCGAGTGATTCAAATCAGTGGACATATGTTGAGGCAGAGCGTATCTGGTTCCGATCTCTCATACGAGGATATGGTCGACAATGGGAAACTTCTCGATATATATGATGCCGCAGTGGTTGGAGAAGAGGTGTTCATGGATCGACCATGCTATGTCCTCAGATTGCGATCCAAAGCCGGCGTTGAGGATGTAGCCTATGCTCAACGAAAGGTGTGGGTTGACAAGGAGAGATACCTTCCCTTGAAAGAAGAACGTTATGCGAAAAATGGCACCACTCTCTTAAAAAACTTTGAGATTCGCTCTGTGATGAAAATTGACGATCGCTGGTATCCCAAAGAAATGTTTTTTAAGGATGTCATGGCCAAGGGTCAGGGTACACGATACATCATTGAAGACATCAAATTTGGTGTAGATATACCTGAATATATGTTCACTAAAGCTTCACTCAGGGAGTAG